One window of the Cardiocondyla obscurior isolate alpha-2009 linkage group LG05, Cobs3.1, whole genome shotgun sequence genome contains the following:
- the LOC139102983 gene encoding leukocyte receptor cluster member 8 homolog isoform X2 gives MSEGEALSQKKQQQQPSFHPQQPPIGAAPMANMAWQYPSNSMHNMFPPYPGQIYNPAYQGVTHQGQMYNYYHMMPGYGQAFNPQQIQQHHQQQQQQQQQQQQQQQPQQPQQPQQQQGNNQTKQQLHQQPPIPGTPMPLDDESDLPPLPPGPPPSVPPAQQHNNHVQQQSMAYSGMMYNSFPYGNWNGMHNDGSQYNNPNAIRFNLPNKKTGLGYTPSGNSGAAKKKRKRNKNLAAQFNNSFQGNASTTGPFIPNGPNAKPAELPPLPPTQCEVAAPPPPSEEPPNPVVPVTTAVSNTVSSAGTVSSIAHSPVGDWPDSLKNYVNRCYEKCKTAVDKDQVEIILKGKITRAANDGSLWVKDWDKEPLPSIHSERMTMTIKPSKPALKLANPLASPLVNAQGGLRKPGLSSSLGARLGARLSVTHSRRSRTRSRSRSRSRSRSRSKSRSRSRSRSRSRSRSRSRSKSTRSRTRSPPSRRYNNRRSTSSSSNISDREHDYKALKVKKSARNKANHGNKKSKKTKQAKSHFYSEFGLATGNTDELGTKEKLQQRAARFNGGISRTVVSSVVVRDDSNSEFDFTGLHIVGTCKDLEKPYLRLTSAPAPSAVRPVSVLQNSLVHVKNRWLADQDYRYACDQLKSIRQDLTVQGIRDAFTVHVYETHARVALERGDHEEFNQCQTQLKMLYQDLGGENRCEFIAYRILYYIFTKNTQDLTTILAALSAEDKNDECIKHALKIRSAWWLGNFHAFFKLYRTAPRMSAFLMDWFVARERKKALKFMIKSYRQNLAVHFVVAELAFDSLDKFYEFVSEFSLVYADLARQQIDCKASSGSLGGW, from the exons ATGTCAGAAGGCGAGGCTTTGTCGCAGAAGaaacagcagcagcaaccgTCGTTTCACCCGCAGCAGCCGCCGATCGGAGCAGCTCCGATGGCGAATATGGCATGGCAGTATCCGTCGAACAGCATGCACAACATGTTTCCGCCATACCCAGG ccaAATATATAATCCAGCATACCAAGGAGTGACACATCAAGGACAGATGTACAATTATTATCATATGATGCCAGGATATGGCCAAGCTTTTAATCCTCAACAGATCCAGCAGCATCatcaacagcagcagcaacagcagcagcagcagcaacagcagcagcaaccaCAACAGCCACAGCAGCCTCAACAGCAGCAGGGAAATAATCAGACAAAACAGCAGCTGCATCAACAGCCTCCTATACCTGGTACCCCAATGCCTCTAGATGATGAATCTGATCTTCCACCATTGCCACCTGGCCCACCACCATCAGTTCCACCAGCTCAACAACATAACAATCACGTACAACAACAGTCGATGGCTTATTCGGGAATGATGTACAATTCATTTCCTTATGGTAACTGGAATGGAATGCACAATGATGGTTCTC aatataATAATCCAAATGCAATCCGTTTCAATTTACCGAACAAGAAAACGGGTCTTGGGTACACGCCATCCGGTAATAGTGGTGCCGCGAAGAAAAAACGTAAGCGGAACAAAAATTTAGCAGCTCAATTCAACAATAGCTTTCAGGGAAATGCTTCTACCACCGGTCCTTTTATACCTAACGGACCGAATGCGAAACCTGCGGAACTACCGCCGCTGCCTCCCACGCAATGCGAAGTGGCGGCTCCTCCGCCACCGAGCGAGGAGCCTCCCAATCCTGTCGTGCCGGTCACCACGGCTGTTAGTAACACAGTTTCCAGTGCTGGTACCGTTTCCTCCATTGCCCACAGCCCGGTCGGAGACTGGCCCGACAGTTTGAAGAATTATGTGAATCGATGCTACGAAAAGTGTAAAACGGCAGTTGATAAGGATCAGGTTGAAATCATATTGAAAGGCAAAATCACACGCGCCGCGAACGACGGCTCGCTTTGGGTGAAGGACTGGGATAAGGAACCTCTACCTAGCATTCACAGCGAACGTATGACCATGACGATCAAGCCTTCGAAGCCGGCATTAAAACTGGCGAATCCTCTGGCGAGCCCACTGGTCAATGCACAGGGAGGCCTGCGCAAGCCTGGCCTTTCCAGCTCGCTCGGGGCTCGGCTTGGCGCGCGTCTCTCTGTGACACACAGCAGGCGTTCGAGGACGAGGTCGAGATCGAGGTCTAGATCAAGATCAAGATCAAGATCCAAATCGAGATCGCGATCCCGGTCGCGGTCACGGTCGCGATCACGTTCAAGGTCGAGATCGAAGTCGACACGTTCGCGTACACGTAGTCCACCGTCGCGCAGGTACAACAACAGGCGCAGCACGTCCTCGTCGTCGAATATTAGCGATCGGGAGCACGATTACAAGGCACTCAAAGTGAAAAAATCCGCGCGCAACAAGGCAAATCACGGCAACAAGAAATCCAAGAAGACTAAGCAGGCTAAATCGCATTTCTATTCCGAATTTGGTTTAGCTACAGGCAACACGGATGAGCTGGGAACGAAGGAGAAGCTACAGCAGCGCGCTGCCAGATTCAACGGCGGAATTTCCAGGACAGTCGTTAGCAGCGTCGTTGTTAGAGACGACTCCAACTCGGAATTTGATTTTACCGGGCTTCACATCGTCGGCACGTGCAAGGATTTAGAGAAACCTTACTTACGTCTCACATCG GCTCCTGCCCCTTCTGCAGTTCGACCGGTAAGTGTACTTCAAAATTCTTTGGTCCATGTCAAGAACCGTTGGCTAGCCGATCAGGACTACAGATATGCTTGTGACCAATTAAAATCCATCCGGCAAGATCTTACCGTGCAAGGTATCAGGGATGCGTTTACAGTTCATGTATACGAAACTCACGCTCGTGTAGCTTTAGAACGTGGTGATCATGAAGAATTTAATCAGTGTCAAACACAGCTGAAAATGCTGTATCAGGATCTCGGTGGTGAGAATCGATGCGAATTCATTGCGTATCGAATTCTCTATTATATCTTCACAAAAAATACTCAAG acttAACAACAATTTTAGCGGCACTTTCTGCAGAGGATAAAAACGACGAGTGTATAAAACatgcattaaaaatacgaTCGGCTTGGTGGTTGGGTAACTTTCACGCTTTCTTCAAACTGTATAGGACAGCGCCGCGTATGTCCGCTTTCTTGATGGACTGGTTTGTTGCAAGAGAGCGAAAGAAGGCATTGAAATTCATGATAAAGTC CTACCGGCAAAATTTGGCGGTTCATTTCGTCGTAGCGGAATTGGCCTTTGATTCTTTGGACAAGTTTTATGAATTTGTCAGCGAGTTCAGCTTGGTTTACGCTGATCTCGCTCGACAGCAAATCGACTGCAAGGCAAGCAGTGGTAGTCTAGGTGGTTGGTAG
- the LOC139102983 gene encoding leukocyte receptor cluster member 8 homolog isoform X1 encodes MSEGEALSQKKQQQQPSFHPQQPPIGAAPMANMAWQYPSNSMHNMFPPYPGQIYNPAYQGVTHQGQMYNYYHMMPGYGQAFNPQQIQQHHQQQQQQQQQQQQQQQPQQPQQPQQQQGNNQTKQQLHQQPPIPGTPMPLDDESDLPPLPPGPPPSVPPAQQHNNHVQQQSMAYSGMMYNSFPYGNWNGMHNDGSQYNNPNAIRFNLPNKKTGLGYTPSGNSGAAKKKRKRNKNLAAQFNNSFQGNASTTGPFIPNGPNAKPAELPPLPPTQCEVAAPPPPSEEPPNPVVPVTTAVSNTVSSAGTVSSIAHSPVGDWPDSLKNYVNRCYEKCKTAVDKDQVEIILKGKITRAANDGSLWVKDWDKEPLPSIHSERMTMTIKPSKPALKLANPLASPLVNAQGGLRKPGLSSSLGARLGARLSVTHSRRSRTRSRSRSRSRSRSRSKSRSRSRSRSRSRSRSRSRSKSTRSRTRSPPSRRYNNRRSTSSSSNISDREHDYKALKVKKSARNKANHGNKKSKKTKQAKSHFYSEFGLATGNTDELGTKEKLQQRAARFNGGISRTVVSSVVVRDDSNSEFDFTGLHIVGTCKDLEKPYLRLTSAPAPSAVRPVSVLQNSLVHVKNRWLADQDYRYACDQLKSIRQDLTVQGIRDAFTVHVYETHARVALERGDHEEFNQCQTQLKMLYQDLGGENRCEFIAYRILYYIFTKNTQDLTTILAALSAEDKNDECIKHALKIRSAWWLGNFHAFFKLYRTAPRMSAFLMDWFVARERKKALKFMIKSYVLNITYRYYFNMFELIFVFKNNIFIEGLYTFYVRKKFILILINDLNLELLITSICVIFMIKIIKFTKYAIVSHDNDTVKSIQSHNRFFRKKFHS; translated from the exons ATGTCAGAAGGCGAGGCTTTGTCGCAGAAGaaacagcagcagcaaccgTCGTTTCACCCGCAGCAGCCGCCGATCGGAGCAGCTCCGATGGCGAATATGGCATGGCAGTATCCGTCGAACAGCATGCACAACATGTTTCCGCCATACCCAGG ccaAATATATAATCCAGCATACCAAGGAGTGACACATCAAGGACAGATGTACAATTATTATCATATGATGCCAGGATATGGCCAAGCTTTTAATCCTCAACAGATCCAGCAGCATCatcaacagcagcagcaacagcagcagcagcagcaacagcagcagcaaccaCAACAGCCACAGCAGCCTCAACAGCAGCAGGGAAATAATCAGACAAAACAGCAGCTGCATCAACAGCCTCCTATACCTGGTACCCCAATGCCTCTAGATGATGAATCTGATCTTCCACCATTGCCACCTGGCCCACCACCATCAGTTCCACCAGCTCAACAACATAACAATCACGTACAACAACAGTCGATGGCTTATTCGGGAATGATGTACAATTCATTTCCTTATGGTAACTGGAATGGAATGCACAATGATGGTTCTC aatataATAATCCAAATGCAATCCGTTTCAATTTACCGAACAAGAAAACGGGTCTTGGGTACACGCCATCCGGTAATAGTGGTGCCGCGAAGAAAAAACGTAAGCGGAACAAAAATTTAGCAGCTCAATTCAACAATAGCTTTCAGGGAAATGCTTCTACCACCGGTCCTTTTATACCTAACGGACCGAATGCGAAACCTGCGGAACTACCGCCGCTGCCTCCCACGCAATGCGAAGTGGCGGCTCCTCCGCCACCGAGCGAGGAGCCTCCCAATCCTGTCGTGCCGGTCACCACGGCTGTTAGTAACACAGTTTCCAGTGCTGGTACCGTTTCCTCCATTGCCCACAGCCCGGTCGGAGACTGGCCCGACAGTTTGAAGAATTATGTGAATCGATGCTACGAAAAGTGTAAAACGGCAGTTGATAAGGATCAGGTTGAAATCATATTGAAAGGCAAAATCACACGCGCCGCGAACGACGGCTCGCTTTGGGTGAAGGACTGGGATAAGGAACCTCTACCTAGCATTCACAGCGAACGTATGACCATGACGATCAAGCCTTCGAAGCCGGCATTAAAACTGGCGAATCCTCTGGCGAGCCCACTGGTCAATGCACAGGGAGGCCTGCGCAAGCCTGGCCTTTCCAGCTCGCTCGGGGCTCGGCTTGGCGCGCGTCTCTCTGTGACACACAGCAGGCGTTCGAGGACGAGGTCGAGATCGAGGTCTAGATCAAGATCAAGATCAAGATCCAAATCGAGATCGCGATCCCGGTCGCGGTCACGGTCGCGATCACGTTCAAGGTCGAGATCGAAGTCGACACGTTCGCGTACACGTAGTCCACCGTCGCGCAGGTACAACAACAGGCGCAGCACGTCCTCGTCGTCGAATATTAGCGATCGGGAGCACGATTACAAGGCACTCAAAGTGAAAAAATCCGCGCGCAACAAGGCAAATCACGGCAACAAGAAATCCAAGAAGACTAAGCAGGCTAAATCGCATTTCTATTCCGAATTTGGTTTAGCTACAGGCAACACGGATGAGCTGGGAACGAAGGAGAAGCTACAGCAGCGCGCTGCCAGATTCAACGGCGGAATTTCCAGGACAGTCGTTAGCAGCGTCGTTGTTAGAGACGACTCCAACTCGGAATTTGATTTTACCGGGCTTCACATCGTCGGCACGTGCAAGGATTTAGAGAAACCTTACTTACGTCTCACATCG GCTCCTGCCCCTTCTGCAGTTCGACCGGTAAGTGTACTTCAAAATTCTTTGGTCCATGTCAAGAACCGTTGGCTAGCCGATCAGGACTACAGATATGCTTGTGACCAATTAAAATCCATCCGGCAAGATCTTACCGTGCAAGGTATCAGGGATGCGTTTACAGTTCATGTATACGAAACTCACGCTCGTGTAGCTTTAGAACGTGGTGATCATGAAGAATTTAATCAGTGTCAAACACAGCTGAAAATGCTGTATCAGGATCTCGGTGGTGAGAATCGATGCGAATTCATTGCGTATCGAATTCTCTATTATATCTTCACAAAAAATACTCAAG acttAACAACAATTTTAGCGGCACTTTCTGCAGAGGATAAAAACGACGAGTGTATAAAACatgcattaaaaatacgaTCGGCTTGGTGGTTGGGTAACTTTCACGCTTTCTTCAAACTGTATAGGACAGCGCCGCGTATGTCCGCTTTCTTGATGGACTGGTTTGTTGCAAGAGAGCGAAAGAAGGCATTGAAATTCATGATAAAGTCGTACGTATTAAACATTACttatagatattattttaatatgtttgaattaatttttgtgtttaaaaataatatttttattgaaggATTGTATACTTTTtatgttagaaaaaaatttatactaattttaattaatgatttaaatttggaattattaattacttcaaTTTGCGTAATATTCAtgatcaaaattataaaattcacgaAGTATGCTATTGTATCTCACGATAATGACACAGTAAAAAGTATACAATCGCataatagattttttagaAAGAAATTTCACTCTTAG
- the LOC139102983 gene encoding leukocyte receptor cluster member 8 homolog isoform X3, producing MYNYYHMMPGYGQAFNPQQIQQHHQQQQQQQQQQQQQQQPQQPQQPQQQQGNNQTKQQLHQQPPIPGTPMPLDDESDLPPLPPGPPPSVPPAQQHNNHVQQQSMAYSGMMYNSFPYGNWNGMHNDGSQYNNPNAIRFNLPNKKTGLGYTPSGNSGAAKKKRKRNKNLAAQFNNSFQGNASTTGPFIPNGPNAKPAELPPLPPTQCEVAAPPPPSEEPPNPVVPVTTAVSNTVSSAGTVSSIAHSPVGDWPDSLKNYVNRCYEKCKTAVDKDQVEIILKGKITRAANDGSLWVKDWDKEPLPSIHSERMTMTIKPSKPALKLANPLASPLVNAQGGLRKPGLSSSLGARLGARLSVTHSRRSRTRSRSRSRSRSRSRSKSRSRSRSRSRSRSRSRSRSKSTRSRTRSPPSRRYNNRRSTSSSSNISDREHDYKALKVKKSARNKANHGNKKSKKTKQAKSHFYSEFGLATGNTDELGTKEKLQQRAARFNGGISRTVVSSVVVRDDSNSEFDFTGLHIVGTCKDLEKPYLRLTSAPAPSAVRPVSVLQNSLVHVKNRWLADQDYRYACDQLKSIRQDLTVQGIRDAFTVHVYETHARVALERGDHEEFNQCQTQLKMLYQDLGGENRCEFIAYRILYYIFTKNTQDLTTILAALSAEDKNDECIKHALKIRSAWWLGNFHAFFKLYRTAPRMSAFLMDWFVARERKKALKFMIKSYVLNITYRYYFNMFELIFVFKNNIFIEGLYTFYVRKKFILILINDLNLELLITSICVIFMIKIIKFTKYAIVSHDNDTVKSIQSHNRFFRKKFHS from the exons ATGTACAATTATTATCATATGATGCCAGGATATGGCCAAGCTTTTAATCCTCAACAGATCCAGCAGCATCatcaacagcagcagcaacagcagcagcagcagcaacagcagcagcaaccaCAACAGCCACAGCAGCCTCAACAGCAGCAGGGAAATAATCAGACAAAACAGCAGCTGCATCAACAGCCTCCTATACCTGGTACCCCAATGCCTCTAGATGATGAATCTGATCTTCCACCATTGCCACCTGGCCCACCACCATCAGTTCCACCAGCTCAACAACATAACAATCACGTACAACAACAGTCGATGGCTTATTCGGGAATGATGTACAATTCATTTCCTTATGGTAACTGGAATGGAATGCACAATGATGGTTCTC aatataATAATCCAAATGCAATCCGTTTCAATTTACCGAACAAGAAAACGGGTCTTGGGTACACGCCATCCGGTAATAGTGGTGCCGCGAAGAAAAAACGTAAGCGGAACAAAAATTTAGCAGCTCAATTCAACAATAGCTTTCAGGGAAATGCTTCTACCACCGGTCCTTTTATACCTAACGGACCGAATGCGAAACCTGCGGAACTACCGCCGCTGCCTCCCACGCAATGCGAAGTGGCGGCTCCTCCGCCACCGAGCGAGGAGCCTCCCAATCCTGTCGTGCCGGTCACCACGGCTGTTAGTAACACAGTTTCCAGTGCTGGTACCGTTTCCTCCATTGCCCACAGCCCGGTCGGAGACTGGCCCGACAGTTTGAAGAATTATGTGAATCGATGCTACGAAAAGTGTAAAACGGCAGTTGATAAGGATCAGGTTGAAATCATATTGAAAGGCAAAATCACACGCGCCGCGAACGACGGCTCGCTTTGGGTGAAGGACTGGGATAAGGAACCTCTACCTAGCATTCACAGCGAACGTATGACCATGACGATCAAGCCTTCGAAGCCGGCATTAAAACTGGCGAATCCTCTGGCGAGCCCACTGGTCAATGCACAGGGAGGCCTGCGCAAGCCTGGCCTTTCCAGCTCGCTCGGGGCTCGGCTTGGCGCGCGTCTCTCTGTGACACACAGCAGGCGTTCGAGGACGAGGTCGAGATCGAGGTCTAGATCAAGATCAAGATCAAGATCCAAATCGAGATCGCGATCCCGGTCGCGGTCACGGTCGCGATCACGTTCAAGGTCGAGATCGAAGTCGACACGTTCGCGTACACGTAGTCCACCGTCGCGCAGGTACAACAACAGGCGCAGCACGTCCTCGTCGTCGAATATTAGCGATCGGGAGCACGATTACAAGGCACTCAAAGTGAAAAAATCCGCGCGCAACAAGGCAAATCACGGCAACAAGAAATCCAAGAAGACTAAGCAGGCTAAATCGCATTTCTATTCCGAATTTGGTTTAGCTACAGGCAACACGGATGAGCTGGGAACGAAGGAGAAGCTACAGCAGCGCGCTGCCAGATTCAACGGCGGAATTTCCAGGACAGTCGTTAGCAGCGTCGTTGTTAGAGACGACTCCAACTCGGAATTTGATTTTACCGGGCTTCACATCGTCGGCACGTGCAAGGATTTAGAGAAACCTTACTTACGTCTCACATCG GCTCCTGCCCCTTCTGCAGTTCGACCGGTAAGTGTACTTCAAAATTCTTTGGTCCATGTCAAGAACCGTTGGCTAGCCGATCAGGACTACAGATATGCTTGTGACCAATTAAAATCCATCCGGCAAGATCTTACCGTGCAAGGTATCAGGGATGCGTTTACAGTTCATGTATACGAAACTCACGCTCGTGTAGCTTTAGAACGTGGTGATCATGAAGAATTTAATCAGTGTCAAACACAGCTGAAAATGCTGTATCAGGATCTCGGTGGTGAGAATCGATGCGAATTCATTGCGTATCGAATTCTCTATTATATCTTCACAAAAAATACTCAAG acttAACAACAATTTTAGCGGCACTTTCTGCAGAGGATAAAAACGACGAGTGTATAAAACatgcattaaaaatacgaTCGGCTTGGTGGTTGGGTAACTTTCACGCTTTCTTCAAACTGTATAGGACAGCGCCGCGTATGTCCGCTTTCTTGATGGACTGGTTTGTTGCAAGAGAGCGAAAGAAGGCATTGAAATTCATGATAAAGTCGTACGTATTAAACATTACttatagatattattttaatatgtttgaattaatttttgtgtttaaaaataatatttttattgaaggATTGTATACTTTTtatgttagaaaaaaatttatactaattttaattaatgatttaaatttggaattattaattacttcaaTTTGCGTAATATTCAtgatcaaaattataaaattcacgaAGTATGCTATTGTATCTCACGATAATGACACAGTAAAAAGTATACAATCGCataatagattttttagaAAGAAATTTCACTCTTAG